A segment of the Sanyastnella coralliicola genome:
CTTCGTCAAGGATACCGATCTCGCACAAGACCTCGCGCACGATATCTTTATAAAGACCTTCGTGAATCTCTCTCGATTCACGCACAAGTCTCGCTTCTCGACATGGTTGTACAGTTTGACGTACAACTTCTGTATCGACTACCTGCGCAAAAACAACAAGGTGCGCTATGAGTCAGATGACCAACTGGTCAACATACCAAATGACGAAGATGACCGAAACGAAAAGGAACTTCTAAGCCTAAAAGCAAGTAGGCTTGCGAGTGTTCTGGATCTGATTTCTCCTGACGACAAGGCAATTCTCTTGATGAAGTATCAAGATGATATGTCTGTCAAAGACCTTGAGGCTGCCCTCGAGATCTCTGAAAGTGCAGTGAAAATGAGGGTAAAAAGAGCAAGAGCAAAAGCTGTGGAGACTTACCGCAAAACTTACACAGATGAGTGACAATCCGTTTAAAATCATAGAGCCCCGAGAAGAGCTTCCGGAAAACCTCCGGAAAGACGTGATGGGTAGCGTGAAGACCGTGGTCTTGATGTTGCGTTTCGTGCAGCTATTCGTGGGTGATTTTTCCGCGGTAATCATCGAAAAATTGTCCCGCTCAAACAAATCTTCTGACAACGACGAATCCTAATTATAGCCATGGAAACACTTGATAGAATTAAAGAAGCGCTGATGAATTCCTTTGCCTCATTTGGTGAAGGCATCGCTGATTACGTACCTATCGTGATCAGTGCATTGGTGGTACTTCTTGTTGGTTGGATTATCTCCAAATTATTCGCCGGACTCATCCACAAAGGACTCAAGTCGATCAAATTTGATGCTCTTATTGAGAAGATCGGTTTAGACAAAATGCTCTCGAAAATCAAAAAGGATCTCAGCGGAGCATACGTCCTTTCGCGCATTTTTTACTGGATTCTCATGTTGCTTTTCATCACTTCAGCAGCCAACGTACTCGGATGGCAAATGTTGACAGATGGAATTGCGGCCTTCATGGGGTACTTGCCAACTTTGGGGATTTCATTGATCATCTTCATCATCGGTGTTTACGTTGCTGAGTTGATTAAAACCATGGTTTATACCGCGGCCAATTCGATTGGGATCTCGGGTGCAAAGACCATCGCGAACATCGTGTACTATCTGCTTTTCATCTTCATCGCGATTACAGCCTTGAACCAAGCAGGTATTGATACAGATATTATCACTTCGAACCTGACCATCATTCTCGCTTCTGTACTTCTTGCCTTTGCATTGTCGTATGGAATCGCCTCTCGACACATTGTCACCAACATGTTGAGCTCTTTCTACAGCAAAGGGAAATTCAGAGAGGGTCAACGCATTCGCATGGGAGAGGTAGAGGGTACCATCCTTACTATTGACAGTGTTTCTGTGACGATCGAAACAGCCGACGGAAACATGGTCGTGCCAAGTAAGCAATTGATTGAAGAACAAGTTTTGATCCTCGAAAAACCGAACGAGGAATAAGCCTAAACAGATAACCAAATACAACATGGAAAACATTGACTGGAACGCCTGGATTGACAAAGGCGGAGAACTCATTATGAGCTACGCACCAAAGGTGCTACTTGCTATCCTGGTCCTCATCATTGGTATGAGAATCATCAAACTCGTTCAGAAAGCGGTACGCAAAGCATGCGATCGAAGTAAGATGGAGGAAGCCTTGAAGTCTTTTGTGGCTAGCCTTGCTGGATGGATCCTTAAAATTGTCCTTTTCATCGCTGTTGCTGACATGGTAGGCGTGGAAACAACAAGCTTCGTGGCCATTGTAGGTGCTGCTGGATTAGCAGTTGGATTAGCCCTTCAAGGAACCTTGGCAAACTTCGCCGGTGGAGTACTGATTATGATCTTCAAGCCATACAAAGTAGGTTCCTTGGTGGAGTCTCAAGGTGTACTAGGTGTAGTTAAGGAGATTCAGATCTTCAATACGGTACTGCTCACCCCAGAAAACAAAACAGCCATCATGCCGAATGGCGCTGTGATGAATAATCATCTTATCAATTACACTCGAGAAGGAAAGATCCGAGTTGATTTGACGATCGGGGTGTCTTATGACTCAGATATTAAACAAGCGAAAGAGGTGATGATGAACGTGATGTTGGCAGATGACCGTGTGTTGAAGGACCCTGCTCCGACATGTGCGGTTTCGGCACTTGCCGATAGTTCGGTAAATTTTGCTGTTCGTCCTTGGTGTCACCCAGATCATTACTGGGATGTATACTTCGATACATTGGAAAACTGTAAACTTGCGCTCGATAATGCGAACATTAGCATTCCGTTCCCGCAGGTGGATGTACATATGATCAACAACTAATTAGATCGAATCAATTTTAGAACGATGAAAAAGCTACTTCTGTCGATCGCTCTTTTTTCGAGCGTGAGCCTATTTGCTCAAGATAGCCTACTGTCTGAACCAGAAAAGGAAAAGGTTTTCACAGCACTTCAGCAAGATGATGCTGCTCCAGCTGATACAAGCTGGAAGAAAGGGGGAACCCTCGGACTCAACTTTAGCCAAGTTTACCTTGAAAACTGGGCTGCCGGTGGACAAAGTTCACTTTCTGGTACAGCGTTGGTCAACCTTTTCGCGAACTACTCTAAAGGAAAAGCTTCTTGGGATAATACACTTGACCTTGCCTACGGACTTTTACGTCAAGGAGAAGAAGGAG
Coding sequences within it:
- a CDS encoding RNA polymerase sigma factor — its product is MLKRKKRKLSDEEIVKIVVEEKSHDDFGILYDRYAEKVYHKCISFVKDTDLAQDLAHDIFIKTFVNLSRFTHKSRFSTWLYSLTYNFCIDYLRKNNKVRYESDDQLVNIPNDEDDRNEKELLSLKASRLASVLDLISPDDKAILLMKYQDDMSVKDLEAALEISESAVKMRVKRARAKAVETYRKTYTDE
- a CDS encoding mechanosensitive ion channel family protein translates to MENIDWNAWIDKGGELIMSYAPKVLLAILVLIIGMRIIKLVQKAVRKACDRSKMEEALKSFVASLAGWILKIVLFIAVADMVGVETTSFVAIVGAAGLAVGLALQGTLANFAGGVLIMIFKPYKVGSLVESQGVLGVVKEIQIFNTVLLTPENKTAIMPNGAVMNNHLINYTREGKIRVDLTIGVSYDSDIKQAKEVMMNVMLADDRVLKDPAPTCAVSALADSSVNFAVRPWCHPDHYWDVYFDTLENCKLALDNANISIPFPQVDVHMINN
- a CDS encoding mechanosensitive ion channel family protein; this encodes METLDRIKEALMNSFASFGEGIADYVPIVISALVVLLVGWIISKLFAGLIHKGLKSIKFDALIEKIGLDKMLSKIKKDLSGAYVLSRIFYWILMLLFITSAANVLGWQMLTDGIAAFMGYLPTLGISLIIFIIGVYVAELIKTMVYTAANSIGISGAKTIANIVYYLLFIFIAITALNQAGIDTDIITSNLTIILASVLLAFALSYGIASRHIVTNMLSSFYSKGKFREGQRIRMGEVEGTILTIDSVSVTIETADGNMVVPSKQLIEEQVLILEKPNEE